In Melanotaenia boesemani isolate fMelBoe1 chromosome 1, fMelBoe1.pri, whole genome shotgun sequence, the genomic window ACAATAAGGCATGTACTAGTAACTGCTTTTAGTATTTTGAAACTTAAGACATTAACATATTTGATCAAAATAAGATGCGACATCACTTTTAGATGTGGGAATTGCAAATCCCTGTCATTTTGAAACAGCCACATTTAGAATAAATCAAATGATTAAAACCACTACTCAACACAAAGATTTGAATCATAGGTCACTGAAATTAGGCCTCATCCTTGCCATGTGCACATGATGCTGGTTAGTTTGTCAAATGGGTTCATCTGTGTGCTGTTGAAAACTTGATCTTACCTCCTGCAGCAGGTCAGCCTGCTCAATGGCCTTCAGGACATTTTTCTTGGACGTTTCTTGGGCTTCTCCACCCAGCAAGAACTCATCCAGGATAAAGTAGGCCTTCTCAAAGTTGAAGATAATATCCAGCTCACAGACCTGTATAACAGAGGGGACATGTTGTTCTGCTTGAAAACAATTTCCTATTGTAACTTTTGAACAGAATTTCTGCATTTTACATGTGTGGCGTTTGAGACTCACGCTGCCAAAATATTTGTCCAGCAGCTCCACATATCGATGGATAATCTCCAGAGTGATCAGCTCATTATCTTGATCCTCTACTGCGCAGCAGAAGTAGAGGCTGGCATATCTGATACACAACAAGAGTAGAAAGgcaaagatgtttatttttatcctttACATTGCAAGCTTGAAAATGGTAGTAAAAGATTCattctttttgtaaaacaatcacacagCACTTCAGTACTGCATCAGTAAGTTCTTGtctcttggtttgtttttttcttaaaaggaACTGCTGTAAAGCGCCACCCAACTTTAtgatgtgtaaaaaataaaaatgttattcattttattggTCAGGAAAAAGATGTGCAccatttaaacagaaatgtaCCTTTGAAAAAGGCAAGTTAACCAACTTCACTTTTGCAGCCATGTTTTCGTGCCTATtgctaaatgaataatttatttaaaaaaaaacaaaaaaacatggaaaaatgtTAAGATCtagagggtaaaaaaaaaaaaaaagttaaaactttcCTTCAACCTGTTGCAGCACCTACTGTTTTCACTCTTGAATGCATACATAATTTGTCCTCTAACAATGCAACTGTAAGTTACAAAATTCTGAATACCAGAAATTTTAGttctgggaaaaaataaatctacaatGGTTTTGATCCAGGAAACCAAACATTTATACATCCTATTACTGAATTAAGCACTGACAAACTATTTAGAACAATCTCAGGGCAGCTTACTGCTACTACTTTCACAAATTAAACAGTTGTCTAAATTCTTCTTGCCTTTAGGGCTTTCAACCACATGTCAGTCTTGTCATTTCAAAAGTTTCAGTCTACAACTTGCTACAACTTTCGGTTATCATGTGACAAATGTTTCATACTCTAGTCATGTTACCAAATCTAAAGCTATTCCATGACAACTGTGCCATCTTCTGATAAGATGCAGATGTAAGCTCTGTTAGGCAATAAGTGCACTGGTGGATAAGTTAGAACTATTTTTGCTATAGTTAGAACTCAAACTCATTAGTTAAAtgctcaaaataaataaaaataaagatatgcaACTGTCAAATTTACAGGTAATTATGTAATAATTATATAAACTATAAAGTCTGCTACTGCAGAGAAGTAAGTTACTAAGTTCAGGTCACATAGAAAAAGAGAACAGACAGGCAACAAAGGCTCAATGCCAAACCGCCCCTTCACCCTAAAGTTGGCTTCACCATATTAAGGACTGTCACAAACCAAGTCTTGTGGAGGGCGAGTAGACCGTTTAGCCCTCAAATAGCGAGTCTACAACCCTGCACACTTGTAATGCATTTTGCAGCTGGTGCGACAGCAAACTGGAGGAAACATCCTTCAAATGTCATTTCTGCATGTGTCCTGTGAGTTTGTcacactgacagaaaatcaCAAAAGGTTTAGGACGATAAAAACGAAACTAACAAATCTTACTCTATGCTGACATATGGTTTGCTGTAAGCACAATCAGCAGCATTCATTCGTTTGTTTGATTGGAAATGTCAAATGGTAATGGTGTTAAAGATTTGGGGAATcaattaaatgtatttgaagTATATTGTAGCTTCTATCATTGTAACAGTACATAATTTTATTGCCCCTAACTTAGTATAAGACAGGTCCTCACAATATCAAAACTTCAAACAATAAAATCGACTCATACACATCAAACATGATTGTTCACTGGAattaccaataaaaaaaaaaaaaaaaacaaaacataggaaataaaaccaataacaGAATCTGAAATCTCACTTCTATTGTAATGAAATTAGTAATTCCTTGCTGAATTTATGTTTTAGCGACAATGGAAAAAATGAGGCAGCTGGTGTGGCTCCGCAATTTATATGATGACtgtttcacaaaaaaaataaaattttttttttaaaaaaagggcatGTTTTACACCATTTATGCTCAGAGGTATGGGCTTGTGGAGAGAGTAATCCCAAAACAAGCCTTCAAAAACTGggaaaaaatcaagaaaaaaaataaataaataaaaattttcgcTTTGTGGCCTGAGATTGA contains:
- the LOC121638246 gene encoding AP-1 complex subunit sigma-2-like gives rise to the protein MQFMLLFSRQGKLRLQKWYVPLSDKERKKISRDLVQTILARKPKMCSFLEWRDLKIVYKRYASLYFCCAVEDQDNELITLEIIHRYVELLDKYFGSVCELDIIFNFEKAYFILDEFLLGGEAQETSKKNVLKAIEQADLLQEEAEAPRSVLEEIGLT